In the genome of Gemmatimonadota bacterium, one region contains:
- a CDS encoding sensor histidine kinase, whose amino-acid sequence MTFALVGIILTAALIGSTILQQRRFLRAREQFAGRLLAVQDEERSAVARELHDDVIQRLISLSAELRTGEPARSGAVAGRIDRLVDDLRGLARGMHPSVVDHVGLHEALRELASSMEERETLTIELTGPIDESGLGPKRRLALYRVAQEALSNAARHSGVERVSMSLRRIDQAIRLTIEDAGRGFDPDEAATGPGIGVTSMRERLAAFGGLVIFDASPGRGTRVVATMPTEKP is encoded by the coding sequence GTGACCTTCGCGCTCGTCGGGATCATCCTGACAGCGGCGCTCATTGGCTCGACCATCCTGCAGCAGCGTCGCTTCCTCCGCGCGCGGGAGCAGTTCGCTGGGCGACTCCTCGCCGTGCAGGACGAAGAGCGCTCAGCCGTCGCGCGCGAGCTGCATGACGATGTGATCCAGCGCCTCATCTCGCTCTCGGCCGAATTGCGAACCGGCGAACCAGCACGGAGCGGCGCGGTTGCCGGCCGGATCGACCGCCTCGTCGACGACCTCCGCGGACTCGCGCGAGGAATGCACCCCTCGGTGGTGGACCACGTGGGATTGCACGAGGCGCTCCGCGAACTCGCGAGCTCGATGGAAGAACGGGAGACACTCACGATCGAGCTGACCGGCCCTATCGACGAGTCAGGGCTTGGGCCGAAGCGCCGCCTCGCGCTCTATCGCGTCGCACAGGAGGCGCTCAGCAACGCCGCGCGCCATTCGGGCGTGGAGCGGGTGTCGATGAGCCTGAGGCGAATCGACCAGGCGATCCGGCTCACCATCGAGGATGCGGGGCGCGGCTTCGATCCCGACGAGGCGGCTACCGGACCGGGAATCGGCGTCACGTCGATGCGCGAGCGCCTTGCGGCGTTCGGCGGCCTGGTGATCTTCGACGCCTCACCAGGGCGCGGCACCCGGGTCGTGGCCACCATGCCGACGGAGAAGCCCTGA
- a CDS encoding response regulator transcription factor gives MTSKPTLMIADDHPVVAEALSTSLERWFRIIGSVVTLEQLEDALRQRTPDVVVLDLSFGEESSLRILPTLVKGYPDTRFVILTAHVEPVLVDAALRAGATGYVVKQSAPSELRVAIEESLLGRTYVTPIIRHQAPEPGADPALPGPDAIQVSERQLRILRLLRAGHTYRQIADELGIATKTVEYHINVLRIRLGVPRTSQLLRWAETAIID, from the coding sequence ATGACCTCAAAACCGACGCTGATGATTGCCGATGACCACCCCGTAGTGGCCGAGGCACTGTCGACGTCACTCGAGCGGTGGTTCCGGATCATCGGCAGCGTGGTGACGCTGGAGCAGCTCGAGGACGCCCTGCGGCAACGCACACCCGACGTCGTCGTGCTCGACCTTTCCTTCGGCGAGGAGAGTTCGCTGCGGATACTGCCCACGCTCGTGAAGGGGTATCCCGACACCCGCTTCGTGATCCTCACGGCACACGTCGAGCCAGTGCTGGTCGACGCCGCGTTGCGGGCTGGGGCCACGGGATACGTGGTGAAGCAGTCCGCCCCATCGGAGCTGCGCGTGGCGATCGAGGAATCCCTCCTCGGCCGGACCTACGTGACTCCAATCATCCGGCATCAGGCGCCTGAGCCGGGCGCCGACCCTGCCCTTCCCGGTCCCGACGCGATCCAGGTCTCGGAGCGGCAGCTCCGGATCCTTCGCCTGCTCCGTGCCGGCCACACCTACCGTCAGATCGCCGACGAGCTCGGCATCGCGACAAAGACCGTGGAATACCACATCAATGTGTTGCGCATCCGGCTCGGCGTGCCACGCACGAGTCAGCTGTTGCGCTGGGCCGAGACCGCGATCATCGACTGA
- a CDS encoding phosphoribosylglycinamide formyltransferase: MTYRVAVALSGRGSNLLALVDALAADPVAEVVLVLSDRAAGAIPMAESQGIRTHRFHDHRDPGEWLTQLDTYGIDLLVLAGYLRLVPPEVVKAMSGRIINIHPALLPRYGGPGMYGHRVHQAVLAAGERTSGATVHLVDEVYDRGEILAQARVPVEPGDTPDTLAARVLATEHRLLPLVVKAAAKAGRPVPAMADKLD, from the coding sequence GTGACTTACCGTGTCGCCGTCGCCCTATCGGGTCGTGGGAGCAACCTTCTCGCCCTGGTGGACGCCCTGGCCGCCGACCCGGTGGCCGAGGTGGTACTGGTGCTCAGCGACCGGGCAGCGGGGGCGATCCCGATGGCCGAATCGCAAGGCATTCGGACCCATCGGTTCCACGACCATCGCGACCCCGGCGAATGGCTGACACAACTCGATACCTATGGTATCGACCTGTTGGTGCTCGCAGGATACCTGAGGCTGGTGCCACCCGAGGTCGTCAAGGCGATGTCGGGGCGGATCATCAATATCCACCCTGCCCTGCTCCCACGGTATGGTGGCCCGGGAATGTACGGTCACCGCGTGCACCAGGCCGTGCTCGCCGCCGGCGAACGCACCAGTGGTGCTACGGTGCATCTGGTCGATGAAGTGTATGACCGGGGAGAAATCCTGGCGCAGGCACGGGTGCCCGTGGAGCCCGGAGATACACCCGACACTCTGGCCGCACGCGTGCTCGCGACCGAGCACAGATTGCTGCCGCTGGTCGTGAAGGCGGCTGCGAAGGCGGGCCGCCCGGTACCAGCGATGGCCGACAAACTTGACTGA
- the purH gene encoding bifunctional phosphoribosylaminoimidazolecarboxamide formyltransferase/IMP cyclohydrolase, which yields MPRALISVSDKRGIVAFAEELVRLGWEVVSTGGTAALMREAGVAVTTVDQVTGFPEILDGRVKTLHPAVHAGLLARPDRPVHARQMAEHALHHFELVAVNLYPFRATIADPNVKFDDAIENIDIGGPSMLRSAAKNFEFVLPVVDPRDYPRVIELLRAGPVPSEVRREFAAKVFGHTAEYDNAIAGYLTLHEESLPSRISLSMERQQVLRYGENPQQRAALYVTEEPRGIGDLTQRQGKELSFNNLLDIDAATLAVSAWSNAIACAVIKHTTPCGLALGRSVAEAFERARATDPLSAFGSVVAFNTVVDRATADAMADLFVEVVVAPAFHADALAKFAEKKNLRVVELPVTRGSGALDWKKIRGGFLLQDQFTFDRSEDAWTIPTAREPTHTERNDLRFAWAAVSSVKSNAIVLARDEQVLGIGAGQMSRVDAAFLAVHKAGTAGHPLDGAVLASDGFFPFADGVEEAAGAGIKAIIQPGGSVRDPEVIDAANRLGIAMILTGARMFRH from the coding sequence ATGCCCCGTGCGTTGATCTCCGTCAGTGACAAACGCGGTATTGTCGCGTTCGCGGAGGAGCTGGTCCGTCTCGGCTGGGAAGTCGTATCGACCGGCGGCACCGCCGCATTGATGCGTGAGGCCGGCGTGGCCGTGACCACGGTCGACCAGGTCACCGGTTTTCCCGAGATTCTCGACGGACGGGTCAAGACGCTGCACCCGGCCGTGCACGCGGGCTTGCTGGCGCGCCCCGATCGGCCAGTGCACGCACGGCAGATGGCAGAGCACGCCTTGCACCACTTCGAGCTGGTCGCCGTGAACCTCTATCCGTTTCGTGCGACGATTGCCGATCCGAATGTGAAGTTCGACGACGCCATCGAGAATATCGACATTGGCGGGCCATCGATGCTGCGCTCCGCCGCGAAGAACTTCGAGTTCGTGTTGCCAGTCGTTGATCCGCGCGACTATCCCCGCGTGATCGAACTGCTGCGGGCCGGCCCGGTACCGAGCGAGGTGCGACGCGAGTTCGCTGCCAAGGTGTTCGGGCACACCGCAGAGTACGACAACGCCATCGCCGGCTACCTGACCCTGCACGAAGAATCGCTCCCGAGCCGGATCTCGCTCTCCATGGAGCGCCAGCAGGTGCTTCGCTATGGCGAAAACCCGCAGCAGCGTGCCGCGCTCTACGTCACCGAGGAGCCACGCGGCATCGGCGACCTGACCCAGCGGCAGGGGAAGGAACTCTCCTTCAACAACCTGCTCGACATCGATGCCGCCACGCTGGCCGTCAGCGCCTGGAGCAACGCGATTGCCTGTGCGGTGATCAAGCATACCACGCCTTGCGGCCTCGCCCTCGGGCGCTCGGTTGCCGAAGCGTTCGAGCGGGCGCGCGCCACCGACCCCTTGTCAGCTTTCGGCTCCGTCGTGGCATTCAATACGGTGGTCGATCGTGCCACGGCCGACGCAATGGCGGACCTCTTCGTCGAGGTGGTGGTTGCGCCGGCGTTCCACGCTGATGCATTGGCGAAGTTCGCCGAGAAGAAGAACCTCCGGGTGGTCGAACTGCCGGTGACCCGGGGGAGTGGGGCGCTCGACTGGAAGAAGATCCGCGGCGGCTTCCTGCTGCAGGATCAGTTCACCTTTGATCGTTCCGAGGATGCCTGGACCATCCCGACCGCCCGCGAGCCGACCCACACCGAGCGGAATGACCTGCGCTTTGCCTGGGCCGCCGTGAGCAGTGTGAAGTCGAACGCCATCGTACTGGCGCGGGACGAGCAGGTTCTGGGGATCGGCGCGGGTCAGATGAGCCGCGTGGATGCCGCCTTCCTCGCGGTGCACAAGGCCGGGACGGCGGGGCATCCGCTCGACGGCGCTGTGCTCGCCTCAGATGGCTTCTTTCCGTTTGCGGATGGTGTCGAGGAAGCGGCCGGGGCCGGGATCAAGGCGATCATTCAGCCCGGCGGCTCGGTCCGCGACCCCGAAGTGATTGATGCGGCAAACCGGCTCGGGATCGCGATGATCCTGACTGGCGCACGGATGTTCAGGCACTAA
- a CDS encoding DUF2723 domain-containing protein, translating to MQDDIDTQRPPYLGALATFVVIFAIYFVTLSPTTAFWDTSEYIAAAYTLGIPHPPGNPLFTLMAHVWGMIPLAADYAQRINLFAAFTSAAGAALWFLIAERWTRSILPARGPRMAAAFAGVLASATAWTVWNQSTVNEKVYTVSLLSIALVVWFTLRWADEAPGERRDRWLIASVYVLALSSTNHMMGVLAAPVLGIYVLMTDWRVILRPKVIASVVIVAIVGLSLNYIYLPIRAGQYPPINEGEPIGFFSKALSDVLGRVQYQKPPVSQRMSPLSAQLAMYWEYWSWQWARDFSSVSALITGFFTALGLGGLIALFRRNLRAGLSAAALLGTLTLMLIYYLNFKYSPSYHTSDVSIIQDAREVRERDYFFIASFAFVGVLFAAGFAAAIKAVHDWLGEKGTNTTRWLASSPILALGLIPLLGNHTSASRAHETLARDFAIDILESVEPYGILITAGDNDTFPLWFAQEVLGVRRDVTLANLSLMNTDWHLRQIKRREIPAFDPATAAKIWRPNTDRDSLNLGGVPKGGWVQPKAPVFTMSLDSLSTLPEVSAAPKGSIAFDSVIVTFSQQYITRSDLAALFLIRDNIGKRPIYFSWSDGNYPSTLGLDPYLVSHGMVRKLMPNVVKEGGAIHSGEYLGMVDVERTRALLFGTYHPDAAARSRPFGWVDPPSASILQLYGIAYGGFAPVLRAMGDSASALKAELITRGVVNAINGRN from the coding sequence TTGCAGGACGACATCGATACACAGCGCCCGCCCTACCTCGGCGCCCTCGCCACCTTCGTCGTGATCTTCGCGATCTATTTCGTGACGCTCTCGCCGACGACGGCCTTCTGGGACACCTCCGAGTACATCGCGGCGGCCTATACGCTGGGCATCCCGCACCCGCCGGGCAACCCGCTCTTCACGCTGATGGCGCACGTCTGGGGGATGATCCCGCTCGCGGCCGACTACGCCCAGCGGATCAACCTCTTCGCGGCCTTCACCAGTGCGGCCGGCGCAGCGCTCTGGTTCCTCATCGCCGAGCGGTGGACGCGCAGCATCCTTCCGGCGCGCGGTCCGCGGATGGCGGCAGCGTTTGCCGGCGTGCTCGCGAGTGCCACGGCGTGGACGGTGTGGAACCAGTCGACTGTCAACGAGAAGGTGTACACGGTTTCGCTGCTCTCGATCGCGCTGGTGGTCTGGTTCACGTTGCGCTGGGCCGACGAAGCCCCGGGTGAGCGCCGCGATCGCTGGCTCATCGCCTCGGTGTACGTGCTCGCGCTGTCGTCGACGAACCACATGATGGGCGTGCTGGCGGCACCGGTGCTGGGCATCTATGTGCTGATGACCGATTGGCGCGTGATCCTGCGCCCGAAGGTGATCGCCTCGGTCGTGATCGTCGCCATCGTCGGCCTCTCGCTCAACTACATCTACCTGCCGATCCGTGCCGGGCAGTATCCGCCGATCAACGAGGGCGAACCGATTGGTTTCTTCTCGAAGGCGCTGAGTGACGTGCTCGGGCGCGTCCAGTACCAGAAGCCCCCGGTCAGCCAGCGGATGTCGCCATTGAGCGCGCAGCTCGCGATGTACTGGGAATACTGGAGCTGGCAGTGGGCGCGGGACTTCTCCTCCGTCTCGGCACTGATCACGGGCTTCTTCACCGCGCTCGGGCTCGGTGGCCTCATCGCCCTCTTCCGGCGGAACCTGCGCGCGGGACTCTCGGCCGCGGCGCTGCTGGGCACGCTGACGCTGATGCTGATCTACTACCTCAATTTCAAATACTCACCCTCGTACCACACGAGCGATGTATCGATCATCCAGGATGCGCGCGAGGTCCGTGAGCGCGACTACTTCTTCATCGCCTCGTTTGCCTTCGTCGGCGTGCTCTTCGCGGCGGGCTTCGCGGCCGCGATCAAGGCAGTCCACGACTGGCTGGGCGAGAAGGGCACCAACACCACCCGCTGGCTTGCGAGCAGCCCGATCCTGGCCCTCGGCCTGATCCCGCTCCTCGGCAATCATACCTCGGCCTCGCGCGCCCACGAGACGCTCGCGCGCGATTTCGCGATCGACATCCTCGAAAGCGTCGAGCCGTACGGCATCCTGATCACGGCCGGTGACAATGACACCTTCCCGCTCTGGTTCGCGCAGGAAGTGCTCGGTGTGCGGCGCGACGTGACGCTCGCCAATCTTTCGCTGATGAACACCGACTGGCACCTGCGCCAGATCAAGCGCCGCGAGATTCCCGCGTTCGATCCGGCCACCGCGGCGAAGATCTGGCGCCCCAACACCGACCGCGACTCGCTCAACCTGGGTGGCGTGCCGAAGGGCGGCTGGGTCCAGCCCAAGGCACCGGTCTTCACGATGTCGCTCGATTCCCTGAGCACGCTCCCCGAAGTCTCCGCGGCGCCGAAGGGGAGTATCGCGTTCGATTCCGTGATCGTGACCTTCTCGCAGCAGTACATCACCCGCAGCGATCTCGCGGCGCTCTTCCTCATCCGCGACAACATCGGCAAGCGGCCGATCTACTTCTCGTGGAGCGATGGCAATTACCCGAGCACGCTCGGCCTCGATCCGTACCTCGTGTCACACGGGATGGTCCGGAAGCTGATGCCGAACGTGGTCAAGGAAGGCGGGGCCATCCACAGCGGCGAGTATCTCGGCATGGTCGATGTCGAGCGCACCCGCGCGCTGCTCTTCGGCACCTACCACCCCGATGCCGCGGCGCGGTCACGGCCGTTCGGCTGGGTCGATCCGCCGTCGGCCTCGATTCTCCAGCTCTACGGCATCGCCTACGGCGGCTTCGCGCCGGTGCTGCGGGCGATGGGTGATTCGGCGAGTGCACTGAAGGCCGAACTGATCACGCGTGGCGTCGTCAACGCCATCAACGGGCGGAACTGA
- a CDS encoding 2,3,4,5-tetrahydropyridine-2,6-dicarboxylate N-succinyltransferase, with protein MSDGLEAQLAPFLDGAPDGRQDEAREIFAVLKQALQDGRVRAAERDASGVWRVNRWVKQGILLGFRIGVLRAAGVAGPMTFFDKDTYGLRPTRSDEGIRIVPGGTAVREGAYLARGVIAMPPSYVNVGAYVDEGTMIDSHALVGSCAQVGKRVHLSAAAQLGGVLEPAGALPVIIEDDVLVGGNCGVYEGTVVRERAVLAPGVILSGGTAVFDLVHDRVIRREGDTPLEIPAGAVVVPGTRPVTSGSGVARGIALYAPVIVKYRDAKTDAAVTLEELLR; from the coding sequence GTGTCTGATGGCCTCGAGGCGCAGCTGGCGCCCTTTCTGGATGGCGCACCGGATGGCAGGCAGGACGAAGCGCGCGAGATCTTCGCGGTGCTGAAGCAGGCACTCCAGGACGGCCGGGTCCGCGCGGCAGAACGAGATGCCAGCGGGGTCTGGCGTGTGAACCGCTGGGTGAAGCAGGGGATCCTGCTGGGGTTCCGGATCGGAGTGTTGCGCGCGGCGGGTGTTGCCGGCCCGATGACCTTCTTCGACAAGGACACCTACGGCCTCCGACCGACTCGCTCGGACGAGGGAATCCGGATCGTCCCCGGCGGCACGGCGGTGCGTGAGGGTGCCTACCTCGCGCGTGGCGTGATTGCGATGCCGCCCAGCTACGTAAATGTCGGCGCCTATGTCGACGAAGGGACGATGATCGACTCCCACGCGCTCGTCGGCTCCTGTGCCCAGGTCGGGAAGCGAGTGCACCTCTCCGCGGCCGCCCAGCTTGGGGGCGTGCTCGAGCCCGCGGGTGCGTTGCCGGTGATCATCGAAGACGACGTGCTGGTGGGGGGCAACTGTGGCGTGTACGAAGGCACCGTGGTACGGGAGCGCGCCGTGCTGGCGCCGGGAGTCATTCTCTCAGGCGGAACCGCCGTCTTCGATCTGGTCCACGACCGGGTGATTCGACGCGAAGGCGACACGCCACTCGAAATTCCGGCGGGTGCGGTGGTCGTGCCCGGGACGCGGCCGGTGACATCGGGGTCGGGAGTCGCGCGCGGGATCGCGCTCTATGCTCCCGTGATCGTGAAGTACCGCGACGCGAAGACCGACGCCGCGGTGACGCTCGAGGAATTGTTGCGCTAG
- the dapA gene encoding 4-hydroxy-tetrahydrodipicolinate synthase, with amino-acid sequence MIPIGAGTALVTPFTDDGAVDYQALARLAAWQVAEGMNFLVACGSTGEAQTLTPDERELVVRTVVQAVGGMVPVLAGATDNDTSRAVAEARHLSELGVAGIMSATPYYNKPTQAGMIAHFEAIADAIKVPLLLYNVPGRTGVDLKPETVTTLAWHTNIRGIKEASGSVRRMLDLTARVPSDFVVLCGDDDVVVPAIAAGAHGLISVAGNAIPHRIADLVSAAMQGQQGQALAEQQRLLPFIDALFAESNPIPIKAALSLLGKCTDTVRLPLVPCTPALRERLRLHLDQLEGVSV; translated from the coding sequence ATGATCCCCATAGGTGCGGGAACCGCCCTGGTCACACCGTTCACCGACGATGGTGCCGTCGATTACCAGGCGCTGGCGCGACTGGCGGCCTGGCAGGTCGCCGAAGGGATGAACTTCCTCGTTGCCTGTGGCTCGACCGGGGAAGCGCAGACGCTCACCCCGGACGAGCGCGAACTCGTGGTTCGCACCGTGGTGCAGGCAGTGGGTGGCATGGTCCCGGTGCTCGCCGGTGCGACCGACAACGACACCTCGCGCGCCGTCGCCGAGGCGCGTCATCTGAGCGAACTCGGTGTCGCGGGCATCATGAGCGCGACCCCGTATTACAACAAGCCGACGCAGGCCGGGATGATCGCGCATTTCGAGGCGATCGCCGATGCGATCAAGGTCCCGCTGCTGCTTTATAACGTGCCGGGCCGGACCGGGGTCGACCTCAAGCCGGAAACCGTCACCACGCTCGCGTGGCACACGAACATCCGTGGCATCAAGGAGGCGAGCGGCAGCGTGCGACGAATGCTCGACCTGACGGCACGCGTGCCCAGCGACTTCGTGGTCCTCTGCGGTGACGATGACGTCGTGGTCCCCGCCATTGCTGCGGGCGCACACGGCCTCATCTCGGTGGCGGGCAACGCCATACCGCACCGGATTGCCGATCTCGTCAGCGCGGCGATGCAGGGCCAGCAGGGGCAGGCACTCGCCGAGCAACAGCGCCTGCTGCCGTTCATCGATGCGCTCTTTGCCGAATCCAACCCGATCCCCATCAAGGCTGCCCTGTCGCTGCTGGGCAAGTGCACTGATACCGTCCGGCTGCCACTGGTGCCGTGCACACCGGCACTCCGCGAGCGGCTGCGGCTCCACCTCGACCAGCTGGAAGGTGTCAGTGTCTGA
- a CDS encoding dihydrodipicolinate reductase C-terminal domain-containing protein, whose protein sequence is MKIGIVGDGRMAQAIAAEATAAGDIVGTILGAAQNAAGSGITSERFGDCNVVFEFTVPDAAPVNLKALQAIGATVVCGTTGWDAEREAVELHWSKGPGGLLIASNFALGVQLFLRAAKALALAAASRPEFDGFLHERHHAAKVDSPSGTGLQLQRTVRAADPGRVWPITSVRAGSIPGDHELVLDGPFEAITLRHSARDRRVFAAGALTAARWLAGRRGTFTLDAMFAGD, encoded by the coding sequence GTGAAGATCGGCATCGTGGGCGATGGCAGGATGGCTCAGGCAATCGCGGCCGAGGCAACTGCTGCTGGCGACATCGTCGGCACCATTCTGGGCGCGGCCCAGAATGCTGCAGGGTCCGGAATCACGAGTGAACGTTTCGGCGACTGCAACGTGGTCTTCGAGTTCACGGTTCCCGATGCCGCGCCGGTCAACCTGAAGGCGCTGCAGGCCATCGGTGCGACCGTGGTCTGCGGAACAACCGGCTGGGATGCCGAACGCGAGGCCGTCGAGCTGCACTGGAGCAAGGGCCCGGGCGGGCTGTTGATCGCCAGCAATTTCGCCCTCGGGGTACAGCTCTTCTTGCGCGCGGCGAAGGCGCTCGCCCTGGCCGCCGCGAGTCGACCTGAATTCGACGGTTTTCTCCACGAACGGCACCACGCCGCCAAGGTCGATTCCCCGTCTGGCACGGGCCTGCAGTTGCAGCGCACCGTTCGGGCGGCAGATCCAGGGCGAGTCTGGCCGATCACATCGGTGCGAGCCGGGTCGATCCCCGGCGACCACGAACTCGTACTCGACGGTCCGTTCGAAGCGATCACCCTGCGACACTCCGCACGGGATCGCCGCGTATTTGCTGCTGGTGCCCTCACTGCCGCTCGCTGGCTTGCTGGCCGGCGCGGTACCTTCACCCTCGATGCAATGTTCGCAGGAGACTGA
- the lysC gene encoding lysine-sensitive aspartokinase 3: MKFGGTSVGDADAIRRLVDIVLAASHERPLVVVSAMSKVTNALVALDAAIASGHPAIVEAGIRQLEERHFSAADALGITASDRGALAPLFVSLRSIATSEAGQPSSPRRRDLIAGFGELLSSQLVVGAFSAAGGPASWFNARRVIITDDHFGSAIPDENRIHENARSQLAPLLAEMIAVTQGFIGATPDGAPTTLGRGGSDFSAALFGAALGAERVEIWTDVDGLMSADPRLVPEARLLATATYDEAAELAAFGAKVLHPATQLPLVEAGIPIVIRNTFAPARPGTWIRADDNAEDALPVRSISFKPGVTVVQVRAPRMLGAYGFLRRIFEVFEQHEVVVDVLATSEVSVSLTVDDVSRLEPVVRDLRLVGEVGVRGERGVIAVVGRGIRETPGIAARVYTAIADVNVEMISQGASASNLTFIVKEADGPAVVRALHRTFFPEVA; encoded by the coding sequence ATGAAGTTCGGGGGCACCTCTGTTGGTGATGCCGACGCGATCCGACGACTCGTGGATATTGTGCTTGCGGCGTCGCACGAGCGTCCCCTCGTGGTGGTCTCCGCCATGTCGAAGGTGACCAACGCGCTCGTCGCGCTCGATGCGGCCATCGCCTCGGGCCACCCCGCAATTGTCGAGGCAGGAATCCGCCAGTTGGAGGAGCGTCATTTCTCCGCGGCCGATGCCCTCGGGATCACCGCGTCGGACCGCGGTGCGCTTGCCCCGTTGTTCGTCTCGCTACGGAGCATCGCGACTTCGGAGGCGGGCCAGCCGAGTTCGCCGCGGCGCCGTGACCTCATTGCCGGTTTTGGCGAGCTGCTCAGCTCCCAGCTCGTGGTCGGAGCCTTCAGCGCCGCCGGGGGTCCGGCCAGCTGGTTCAACGCTCGCAGGGTGATCATCACCGATGATCATTTCGGATCGGCGATCCCCGACGAGAACCGCATTCACGAGAACGCACGTTCGCAACTCGCGCCCCTCCTTGCCGAAATGATTGCGGTGACGCAGGGGTTCATCGGCGCAACCCCCGATGGTGCTCCCACAACGCTTGGCCGCGGCGGCTCAGATTTCTCGGCGGCCCTCTTTGGAGCGGCGCTCGGCGCAGAGCGTGTCGAGATCTGGACCGATGTCGACGGTTTGATGAGTGCCGACCCGCGGCTGGTGCCCGAGGCGCGGTTGCTGGCGACCGCTACCTACGACGAGGCCGCTGAGCTTGCCGCCTTTGGCGCCAAGGTGCTCCATCCGGCGACGCAGCTGCCGCTGGTCGAGGCCGGAATCCCCATTGTCATTCGCAACACCTTTGCACCGGCTCGCCCGGGTACCTGGATCCGCGCCGATGACAACGCCGAAGACGCTCTGCCAGTCCGCTCCATTTCGTTCAAGCCCGGCGTGACGGTGGTGCAAGTCCGGGCACCCCGGATGCTCGGCGCGTATGGCTTCCTGCGACGTATCTTCGAAGTGTTCGAGCAGCACGAAGTGGTGGTCGATGTCCTCGCCACTAGCGAGGTGTCGGTATCCCTCACGGTCGACGACGTATCCCGGCTCGAGCCGGTCGTTCGTGACCTGCGGCTCGTCGGCGAGGTCGGAGTACGTGGCGAGCGGGGCGTGATTGCGGTCGTTGGGCGAGGTATCCGCGAAACGCCCGGCATTGCGGCGCGAGTCTACACCGCGATCGCCGATGTCAACGTCGAAATGATTTCGCAGGGTGCCTCGGCATCCAACCTGACATTCATCGTGAAGGAAGCCGACGGGCCCGCCGTCGTGCGCGCACTGCATCGCACCTTCTTTCCGGAGGTCGCGTGA
- a CDS encoding M20/M25/M40 family metallo-hydrolase: MTDVLELTRALLAIPSPTGREHAVTAWLADFLGSAGWHVERQPVRDGRENIYAHRGAPELVFSTHLDTVPPDVPFSETTTHIHGRGACDAKGIAAAMVVAAEQLVASGETRVGLLFVVGEENGSDGARVAFLLEPKGRFIINGEPTENHVVTGQKGVLRVTLEASGVAAHSGYPELGDSAVDRLLDALAAIRSIPLPSDPVLGKSTLNIGRIEGGAAPNVIAPSARAELMVRLVGDAAPVRDAITAAVTDRVKVEFPLEIPVLRAPVLPGFPAITVAYGSDLPFYTAWGTGYQLGPGTIHLAHTDHENIGKQELVDAVTQYVEVARILLAGAVA; this comes from the coding sequence ATGACCGATGTGCTGGAACTGACCCGCGCACTGCTCGCCATTCCTTCGCCAACTGGACGGGAGCACGCGGTCACGGCCTGGCTGGCCGACTTTCTTGGGTCGGCCGGCTGGCACGTAGAACGGCAACCGGTGCGGGACGGTCGCGAGAATATCTATGCTCATCGCGGAGCGCCCGAGCTGGTGTTCTCGACCCATCTCGACACGGTGCCACCCGATGTGCCGTTCAGCGAAACGACGACCCACATTCACGGCCGCGGCGCCTGCGACGCCAAGGGAATCGCGGCCGCGATGGTCGTGGCGGCCGAGCAGCTGGTAGCGAGCGGGGAAACGCGGGTCGGGCTCCTCTTCGTGGTCGGCGAGGAGAACGGTTCCGATGGCGCCAGGGTCGCCTTTCTGCTGGAGCCGAAGGGCCGCTTCATCATCAATGGGGAGCCGACCGAGAACCACGTCGTGACCGGCCAGAAGGGTGTTCTACGCGTGACACTCGAGGCGAGCGGCGTCGCCGCGCATTCGGGCTATCCCGAACTCGGTGATTCGGCGGTCGATCGCCTCCTCGATGCCTTGGCCGCGATCCGGAGCATTCCCCTGCCGAGCGATCCGGTGCTCGGGAAGAGCACACTCAACATTGGCCGGATCGAAGGAGGCGCTGCTCCGAACGTTATCGCCCCGAGCGCTCGCGCGGAGTTGATGGTGCGGCTTGTCGGCGATGCCGCGCCCGTGCGGGATGCGATCACCGCAGCGGTTACCGACCGCGTGAAGGTGGAGTTCCCGCTGGAGATCCCGGTACTCCGCGCCCCGGTGCTCCCTGGTTTCCCGGCGATCACCGTAGCCTACGGATCGGACTTGCCATTTTACACTGCGTGGGGAACCGGCTATCAGCTCGGACCCGGCACGATCCATCTCGCGCATACCGATCACGAGAATATCGGCAAGCAGGAATTGGTCGATGCAGTGACCCAGTACGTCGAAGTCGCCCGGATCCTGCTCGCCGGAGCCGTCGCGTGA